In the Hordeum vulgare subsp. vulgare chromosome 7H, MorexV3_pseudomolecules_assembly, whole genome shotgun sequence genome, one interval contains:
- the LOC123409804 gene encoding transcription initiation factor TFIID subunit 7-like isoform X1, which produces MDEQFILRVPPSVAEHIERLMNESAAGSSSNPEDASLDLSFSDDGRSGTFMIGNQSFPASLLDLPTVVESYKTYDDSFLVKAADIGQMVMVREDVDPAPEEVEYKHGLTPPMRDARRRRYRREPDLNAELVHRVEKDLISIMHGVSVNQNASVTGAGEGGDRKKAAPAPAPKPDAQEPAANAEEAEPERSDSDDSEN; this is translated from the exons ATGGACGAGCAGTTCATCCTCCGTGTGCCCCCTTCTGTGGCGGAGCACATCGAGCGTCTTATGAACGAATCTGCTGCTGGCTCATCCTCCAACCCCGAGGACGCCTCCCTCGACCTCTCCTTCTCAG ATGATGGAAGAAGTGGCACATTTATGATTGGTAACCAGAGCTTTCCTgcatctctcttggatctcccaACTGTTGTGGAGTCATATAAGACATATGATGATTCATTTTTAGTTAAAGCTGCTGATATTGGTCAG ATGGTAATGGTAAGAGAAGATGTTGATCCTGCTCCAGAAGAAGTTGAATACAAGCATGGACTTACTCCTCCAATGAGGGACGCACGCAGGCGACGTTACCGCAGAGAGCCTGACTTGAAT GCAGAGCTTGTTCATCGAGTTGAGAAGGATCTTATAAGTATTATGCATGGAGTGTCTGTCA ACCAAAATGCTAGTGTAACTGGAGCTGGTGAAGGTGGTGACCGCAAGAAAGCTGCACCAGCTCCTGCACCCAAGCCTGACGCTCAAGAGCCTGCTGCAAATGCCGAAGAAGCTGAGCCTGAGAGGAGTGACTCTGATGACTCGGAGAACTGA
- the LOC123409804 gene encoding transcription initiation factor TFIID subunit 7-like isoform X2 has product MDEQFILRVPPSVAEHIERLMNESAAGSSSNPEDASLDLSFSDDGRSGTFMIGNQSFPASLLDLPTVVESYKTYDDSFLVKAADIGQMVMVREDVDPAPEEVEYKHGLTPPMRDARRRRYRREPDLNAELVHRVEKDLISIMHGVSVSILLVRGICEMFHLIAMTKMLV; this is encoded by the exons ATGGACGAGCAGTTCATCCTCCGTGTGCCCCCTTCTGTGGCGGAGCACATCGAGCGTCTTATGAACGAATCTGCTGCTGGCTCATCCTCCAACCCCGAGGACGCCTCCCTCGACCTCTCCTTCTCAG ATGATGGAAGAAGTGGCACATTTATGATTGGTAACCAGAGCTTTCCTgcatctctcttggatctcccaACTGTTGTGGAGTCATATAAGACATATGATGATTCATTTTTAGTTAAAGCTGCTGATATTGGTCAG ATGGTAATGGTAAGAGAAGATGTTGATCCTGCTCCAGAAGAAGTTGAATACAAGCATGGACTTACTCCTCCAATGAGGGACGCACGCAGGCGACGTTACCGCAGAGAGCCTGACTTGAAT GCAGAGCTTGTTCATCGAGTTGAGAAGGATCTTATAAGTATTATGCATGGAGTGTCTGTCAGTATCCTTTTGGTCCGTGGGATATGTGAAATGTTTCACCTTATTGCAATG ACCAAAATGCTAGTGTAA
- the LOC123409804 gene encoding transcription initiation factor TFIID subunit 7-like isoform X3, which produces MDEQFILRVPPSVAEHIERLMNESAAGSSSNPEDASLDLSFSDDGRSGTFMIGNQSFPASLLDLPTVVESYKTYDDSFLVKAADIGQMVMVREDVDPAPEEVEYKHGLTPPMRDARRRRYRREPDLNAELVHRVEKDLISIMHGVSVICARKDDLNALV; this is translated from the exons ATGGACGAGCAGTTCATCCTCCGTGTGCCCCCTTCTGTGGCGGAGCACATCGAGCGTCTTATGAACGAATCTGCTGCTGGCTCATCCTCCAACCCCGAGGACGCCTCCCTCGACCTCTCCTTCTCAG ATGATGGAAGAAGTGGCACATTTATGATTGGTAACCAGAGCTTTCCTgcatctctcttggatctcccaACTGTTGTGGAGTCATATAAGACATATGATGATTCATTTTTAGTTAAAGCTGCTGATATTGGTCAG ATGGTAATGGTAAGAGAAGATGTTGATCCTGCTCCAGAAGAAGTTGAATACAAGCATGGACTTACTCCTCCAATGAGGGACGCACGCAGGCGACGTTACCGCAGAGAGCCTGACTTGAAT GCAGAGCTTGTTCATCGAGTTGAGAAGGATCTTATAAGTATTATGCATGGAGTGTCTGTCA TTTGTGCTCGTAAAGATGACCTTAATGCACTCGTTTGA